In one window of Helianthus annuus cultivar XRQ/B chromosome 17, HanXRQr2.0-SUNRISE, whole genome shotgun sequence DNA:
- the LOC110920684 gene encoding uncharacterized protein LOC110920684 produces MTSGSLGQRSSSYGSLLQHQQQQQNGVFLQSTPPIASRKPAKVFGNKEKENLFMWIFKFVHRKKVGMMFLCLVSIAAMLWVLYVGKGEVTQEVHNVQSLDFKNNSIADLSPMSVDEDTVNAINSSLANHEMKITLNDDKIATIVPEPPPPPLPVYFTGYNLPKGHPCETFTMPPPPADKKRTGPRPCPVCYLPVEEAIALMPKAPSYSPVLQNLTYVHEENLTKSEFGGSEFGGYPSLKQRLESYDIKESMSVHCGFVRGDKPGRDTKFDIDDSDLFEMDKCRGVVVASAIFGAYDLIQQPKNISEAAKKTICFFMFVDEETATFLRNSSDLDDTKRIGLWRIVVVRNLPYTDPRRNGKVPKLLLHRLFPNARYSLWVDGKLELVVDPYQILERFLWRKNASFAISRHYKRFDVFEEAEANKAASKYDNASIDFQVNFYKAEGLTPYSEAKLPIRSDVPEGCVVIREHIPISNLFTCLWFNEVDRFTSRDQLSFSTVRDKITSKTNWTIHMFWDCQRRNFVVQGYHRDILEHWPPPPPPLLPPPPAPLAVFVPPPSTLVDETPNASALETSVERIVSNPTKIPSPRRRRRFGSRRHRKAVAGTS; encoded by the exons ATGACTAGTGGGTCATTGGGTCAAAGATCATCAAGCTATGGATCTTTATTGCaacaccaacaacaacaacaaaatggTGTGTTTTTGCAGTCAACACCGCCTATTGCTTCAAGGAAGCCTGCTAAGGTGTTTGGTAATAAAGAGAAGGAGAATTTGTTCATGTGGATCTTTAAGTTTGTGCATAGGAAGAAAGTTGGAATGATGTTCTTGTGTCTTGTTTCAATTGCAGCTATGTTGTGGGTCCTTTATGTTGGCAAAG GTGAAGTTACACAAGAAGTTCACAATGTCCAAAGTTTGGATTTCAAGAACAATTCCATCGCAGATCTTTCGCCAATGAGTGTTGACGAAGACACAGTGAACGCCATTAATTCTTCACTAGCTAATCACGAAATGAAGATCACTTTGAATGATGACAAAATAGCGACAATCGTCCCAGAGCCACCGCCACCGCCGCTGCCTGTTTATTTCACCGGATACAACCTTCCAAAAGGTCATCCTTGTGAAACCTTCACAATGCCGCCGCCACCCGCCGACAAGAAAAGAACTGGCCCACGTC CGTGTCCGGTGTGTTACCTTCCTGTGGAAGAAGCTATTGCGTTAATGCCAAAAGCCCCGTCGTATTCTCCGGTGCTCCAAAATTTGACATACGTTCATGAAGAGAATCTTACCAAAAGCGAGTTTGGAGGTTCGGAATTCGGTGGATATCCATCCTTGAAGCAAAGACTTGAATCTTATGACATAAAAGAGTCAATGAGTGTCCATTGCGG ATTCGTTAGAGGAGATAAGCCGGGACGCGATACGAAATTCGATATTGATGATTCAGATCTTTTTGAGATGGATAAGTGTCGGGGCGTGGTAGTTGCATCAGCCATATTTG GCGCGTATGATTTGATTCAACAGCCCAAAAACATCAGTGAAGCCGCAAAGAAAACTATTTGCTTTTTCATGTTTGTTGATGAAGAAACGGCTACTTTTTTACGAAACTCAAGTGATCTTGATGATACCAAAAGGATTGGATTATGGAGAATTGTTGTTGTCCGAAACCTACCGTATACTGATCCAAGACGCAATGGGAAG GTTCCAAAACTTCTGTTACATAGACTTTTCCCAAATGCCCGTTATTCCTTATGGGTCGATGGGAAACTCGAGCTTGTTGTGGATCCTTATCAAATTCTTGAAAG GTTCTTATGGAGGAAGAATGCTAGTTTTGCAATATCCAGACACTACAAGCGGTTTGACGTGTTTGAAGAAGCCGAAGCTAATAAAGCAGCTTCCAAATATGACAACGCCTCCATTGACTTTCAGGTCAACTTTTATAAAGCCGAGGGTTTAACCCCGTATTCGGAGGCCAAACTTCCTATCAGAAGTG ATGTTCCCGAAGGGTGCGTGGTGATAAGAGAGCACATTCCCATTTCAAACCTTTTTACTTGTCTTTGGTTCAACGAAGTTGACCGGTTTACTTCAAGAGATCAGCTTAGTTTCTCAACAGTGAGGGATAAGATCACATCTAAGACGAACTGGACCATTCATATGTTTTGGGATTGTCAACGGCGAAACTTTGTAGTTCAG GGATACCATCGAGATATTCTTGAGCAttggccgccaccaccaccaccgttgtTGCCACCACCTCCCGCTCCACTTGCTGTTTTTGTGCCTCCACCGTCCACCCTAGTTGATGAAACACCAAACGCTTCGGCTTTAGAAACATCCGTTGAACGTATTGTAAGTAATCCCACAAAGATCCCATCACCAAGACGTCGCAGAAGATTTGGTTCAAGGCGGCACAGGAAAGCTGTTGCCGGGACGAGCTGA